In bacterium, a genomic segment contains:
- a CDS encoding RNA-binding protein, with product MGKKLYVGNLSYSVTSESLTQVFSAFGKVMSSDVIMDRETGRSKGFGFVEMSTDAEAAAAIAGTNGTDVDGRALTVNEARPQAPRVGGGGGGGFGGGDRGSRGGGFGGGDRDRRGGGGGGFGGRR from the coding sequence ATGGGTAAGAAATTGTATGTCGGCAACCTGAGTTACAGCGTCACAAGCGAATCACTGACACAGGTGTTCTCCGCTTTTGGCAAAGTCATGTCCTCGGACGTGATCATGGATCGGGAGACCGGTCGCAGCAAAGGCTTCGGCTTTGTTGAAATGTCGACCGACGCTGAGGCAGCGGCGGCCATTGCAGGCACGAATGGTACGGACGTTGATGGCCGTGCATTGACCGTGAACGAAGCTCGTCCCCAGGCTCCCCGCGTTGGCGGTGGTGGCGGCGGCGGGTTCGGCGGCGGTGATCGTGGCAGCCGTGGCGGTGGCTTCGGTGGTGGCGATCGCGATCGTCGTGGTGGCGGCGGTGGTGGGTTCGGCGGACGCCGGTAA
- a CDS encoding alpha-amylase family glycosyl hydrolase: MNLIRQTIPQLTPRSLPKGEAGIVQRSFPFGQKNFFRLFHDEPLSLTVSLKQGNSHAPQVLLHTDIGAKAPGEWLDIPFSTTDNREFQLSMILPRCGLYRFRIKYSLDGGDQWFWDRVPHSYVMVDPPSIRTVRLYTLIPSASGTISDWKQLIPSIRAMGFDSIHLLPITQMGFSNSPYAASDLFDVDSRYRDPADPRSTLEQFEDFVHACHAQGMRLCLDLVLNHICVDSRMVASCPDWIIADDAEPDGLKRAGCWHMQSWIRWEDLVLLNYDHPNTFIRHDIRDYMTQYAQFWSNYAAYTGGMVRFDNLHSSNNDFVADLSTALHTAFPNLSILGEYFTDEGTLERTVPEWGINMLLANSWEYPFGPQLRHYITYLHTVAGRLRHLCAITTHDTGVPAQLFGAEESAIPRYAICALYTLGQTGMVQGVEAGVKDRIPFIGPARKIDLPPIPGIRDAIARINALLAERQVFKQRGNITFVDKGHEAILGAYRRDLTRQQPGVLLFSNLDIHHDQTLVADLSHCGLNFPLTLKDVFTGESLTLHEPTFSITVKPCDAKVFEL, translated from the coding sequence ATGAATCTCATCCGCCAAACCATTCCGCAGCTCACCCCCCGTTCCCTCCCGAAAGGTGAGGCGGGGATCGTTCAGCGCTCTTTCCCGTTCGGTCAAAAAAACTTTTTCCGGCTGTTCCACGATGAACCCCTTTCCCTGACGGTTTCCCTGAAACAGGGCAATTCGCACGCGCCCCAGGTGCTCCTGCATACAGATATCGGGGCCAAGGCCCCCGGTGAATGGCTGGATATCCCTTTCTCCACGACCGATAACCGGGAATTCCAGCTCTCGATGATCCTCCCCCGCTGTGGCCTTTACCGGTTCCGGATCAAATATTCATTAGACGGCGGGGATCAATGGTTCTGGGACCGGGTGCCCCACTCCTACGTCATGGTCGATCCCCCCTCCATCCGCACCGTGCGCCTGTATACGCTCATTCCCAGCGCGTCCGGAACGATCTCCGATTGGAAGCAGCTCATCCCCTCCATCCGTGCCATGGGCTTTGATTCGATCCACCTGCTCCCCATCACCCAGATGGGATTCTCCAACAGCCCTTACGCCGCCAGTGATCTCTTTGACGTGGACTCACGCTACCGGGATCCTGCCGATCCCCGCAGCACCCTGGAGCAATTCGAGGATTTCGTCCACGCCTGCCACGCCCAGGGGATGCGCCTCTGCCTTGACCTGGTCCTGAATCACATTTGCGTGGATAGCCGGATGGTGGCCTCCTGCCCCGACTGGATTATTGCCGACGATGCGGAACCCGACGGGCTGAAGCGCGCCGGCTGCTGGCACATGCAAAGCTGGATCCGCTGGGAGGATCTGGTCCTGCTGAACTACGACCATCCCAACACCTTCATCCGGCACGACATCCGTGACTACATGACGCAATATGCCCAGTTCTGGTCAAATTATGCCGCCTACACCGGGGGCATGGTCCGCTTCGACAACCTCCACAGCAGTAACAATGATTTTGTGGCTGACCTCAGTACGGCGCTCCACACGGCCTTCCCCAATCTGTCGATTCTAGGCGAATATTTCACGGATGAGGGCACCCTCGAGCGAACCGTGCCGGAATGGGGCATCAACATGCTGCTGGCCAATAGCTGGGAATATCCGTTCGGGCCCCAGCTCCGGCATTACATCACGTACCTGCACACGGTCGCCGGGCGCCTCCGCCATCTCTGCGCCATCACCACCCATGACACCGGCGTTCCAGCCCAACTCTTCGGCGCGGAAGAGTCCGCCATTCCCCGCTACGCCATCTGCGCCCTCTATACGCTCGGGCAAACGGGAATGGTCCAGGGGGTTGAAGCTGGAGTGAAGGATCGCATCCCCTTCATCGGACCGGCCCGGAAAATCGACCTGCCGCCCATTCCCGGGATCCGTGATGCCATCGCCAGAATCAACGCCCTCCTGGCCGAACGCCAGGTCTTTAAACAAAGGGGGAATATCACCTTTGTGGACAAGGGGCACGAGGCCATTCTCGGCGCCTATCGCCGGGATCTCACCCGGCAGCAGCCCGGAGTGCTGCTCTTCTCCAATCTCGACATTCATCATGACCAGACCCTGGTCGCCGACCTTTCCCACTGCGGCCTGAACTTCCCCCTGACCTTGAAAGACGTGTTCACCGGGGAATCCCTCACGCTTCATGAGCCGACATTTTCCATTACCGTTAAACCCTGCGACGCAAAGGTCTTTGAACTATGA